From a region of the Gossypium raimondii isolate GPD5lz chromosome 10, ASM2569854v1, whole genome shotgun sequence genome:
- the LOC105778083 gene encoding caffeic acid 3-O-methyltransferase has translation MNSLVNQLSSSYAMSEEEEAFGYAWYLRSSHMFSYVLDAAVQLGVFDILTKAGPDVKLSSNQIASEIRAKNPDAPSLLDRMLRLLACHGLVTCVSRKLDAGAGNGEDGERVYGVTLAGKAFVNDEHNGSLAAFTSNKVDIEVWLRFKDLVLEGGNLFEKVHGMPAYQYKSLNPENAKRHDTAMTNLSKIIMKKILERYNGFQGVTTLVDVGGGYGVTLNMVISKYPSIKGINYELPHVVQQAPSFPDIEHVGGDMFSTVPKADTIMMKEVLHNWDDEHCLKLLKNCYEALEEKGKVIVISYMMFEEAEGSNAAKFLYQMDLYMATKFVAKQRTEKQFKSMAMDAGFSSFQLKCLVFNVVAVMELHK, from the exons atgaattCACTCGTGAATCAGCTGAGTTCCTCGTACGCCATGtccgaagaagaagaagcattCGGTTATGCTTGGTATTTACGAAGCTCCCACATGTTTTCTTATGTTTTGGATGCCGCAGTTCAGCTCGGTGTCTTCGATATATTAACGAAGGCAGGTCCTGATGTGAAGCTTTCTTCGAACCAGATCGCGTCGGAGATTCGTGCGAAGAATCCCGACGCGCCTTCCCTTCTCGATCGCATGCTTCGGCTCCTCGCTTGCCATGGTTTAGTTACTTGCGTTTCGCGAAAGCTCGATGCCGGTGCGGGTAATGGAGAAGATGGTGAAAGAGTGTATGGGGTTACTTTGGCTGGTAAAGCTTTTGTTAATGACGAACATAATGGATCTTTGGCTGCTTTTACTAGCAACAAGGTTGACATTGAAGTCTG gctACGGTTCAAAGATCTGGTCCTTGAAGGTGGGAATCTCTTTGAGAAAGTGCATGGTATGCCAGCATATCAATATAAGAGCTTAAATCCAGAAAATGCGAAGAGACATGACACCGCAATGACAAATCTTTCGAAGataataatgaagaaaatactTGAGAGATACAATGGATTCCAAGGGGTAACTACTTTGGTAGACGTTGGGGGTGGATATGGGGTTACTCTCAACATGGTCATCTCCAAATACCCTTCCATTAAAGGCATTAACTATGAATTGCCTCATGTTGTACAACAGGCCCCATCTTTCCCTG ACATTGAGCATGTAGGAGGAGATATGTTCTCAACTGTTCCCAAAGCAGATACCATAATGATGAAG GAAGTGCTTCACAACTGGGATGATGAGCATTGCTTAAAACTCCTAAAAAACTGCTACGAAGCATTGGAAGAGAAAGGGAAGGTGATAGTAATAAGTTACATGATGTTTGAGGAAGCAGAGGGAAGCAATGCAGCTAAGTTTCTTTATCAAATGGATCTCTATATGGCTACGAAATTTGTTGCAAAGCAAAGGACTGAAAAGCAGTtcaagtccatggccatggatGCTGGATTTTCAAGCTTTCAACTCAAGTGCCTTGTTTTCAATGTGGTGGCTGTTATGGAACTCcataaatga